The DNA segment GCGGCTACAGCCATATATCCTCCAAAGAATGTTTAAAAAGTTTAATACCAACAAATAAAATTGATATAACTACTGGATAACGCGTTGTTCTTATTAGCTATATATAGGTAATAAGTACGACAAAGGGGCTCATTACTTTTAACGTACAATTACGTTAACAGTATAGCCCCAATAATATTATTTTAACGAACTAATATTGATGTACGGCAATTAGTGCACGTCGCGCCAATATTCTTTCTTCAATAAGTAACTAAAGATGAATAAAATTACTAGGAAACCAAGAACCCAGTAACCTAAACGATGACGCTCAACTTTGCTTGGCTCACCGGTATATTCTAAAAAGTTAACTAAATCACGTACCACAACATCATACTCAGCCGGTGTTAAAGTACCCGGTTGAGTAAGAACTAAATCAGAATTAGCAAGTGGACGTTGTTCTGCTACAGGCAATTGTAACATAGCTTTTGCTTCAGCGCTTAACTCTTGTACACCTTGTAACTGTTGGAATACATGCGGCATACCAACGTCTTTAAATGTAGCATTGTTCACGCCAAATGGACGCTCACTATCGCTGTAGAAAGAACGAAGGTATGTGTATAACCAATCAGTACTTCTAAAACGAGCGGCTAATGTTAAATCTGGTGGCGCAGCACCAAACCAAGCCGCTGCTTCTTTATCAGGCATAGTATTAGTAATATGATCACCAACCTTTTCACCAGTGAACATCAACGTTTCAATGCCTTCTTGTTCATCGATCTCTAAATCGGTAAACGTACGGTTATAACGTTGGTATTGTAATTGGTGACAACCTAAACAATAGTTCATAAAGGTTGCAGCACCATTGCGAAGTGACGCTTTATCAGTAATATCATTATTTGCATGATCAAGTGGTGCACCACCACCTGCTGCAAATGCTAATGTTGGTAATAAAGTAAATAGAGCAATTAGTATTTTTTTCATTATTTAGTCACCCTTTCTGGAACTGGTTTAGTGTTCTCGTCTTTTGAGTAGAACCAAAGTGCGATAAAGAAACCGAAGTAGCCAAATGTTGCAATACGGCCAATTAAGTTAGCTAAATCAGATGCTGGCATTGTACCTAACACGCCTAACACGATAAAACACACAGTAAATTGTACTAAATTTGCAAAGTGGATTTTGCTACGGAAACGGAACGATTTAACGATACCACGATCAAACCAAGGTAAGGCAAATAACATACCAATAGCAGCAAACATTAATAACATGCCCGCTAACTTCTCAGGAACTACACGCAAGATTGTGTAGAAAGGACCAAAATACCATACTGGCACAATGTGCTCAGGGGTTTTCAAACCATTTGCTGGGGTAAAGTTTGGCGCCTCAAGGAAGTAACCACCGCCTTCAGGGAAGAAGAACATTACCCAACAGAATAAGATTAAGAATCCAACAACACCCATGATATCTTTAACAGAGTAGTATGGATGGAATGGGATAGCATCTACGATGTCATACTTACCTGAGTATGCTTCGTGGAATTCAAATTTGCTTTTCTCATCTTCTGGAACAGAACCTTTTTTCTTCTTAATGTTCGTGCCATCAGGGTTATTAGAACCTACTTCGTGTAATGCTAGAATATGTAAGAAAACCAGAACAACTAGCACTAACGGTAAAGCAACAACATGCAATGCGAAGAATCGATTTAACGTCGCACCAGAGATAACGTAGTCACCACGGATCCAAGTTGTTAAATCATCGCCAATAACAGGTATTGCACCAAATAGTGAGATAATTACCTGTGCGCCCCAGTAACTCATGTTACCCCAAGGTAGCAAGTAGCCCATAAACGCTTCAGCCATTAATACCAAGTAGATTAACATACCGAAGATCCACAGTAATTCACGTGGTTTTTGGTAAGAACCGTACATAAGGCCACGATACATATGCAAATACACAACAATAAAGAATGCTGAAGCACCTGTCGAATGCATGTAGCGTAAAAGCCAACCGTAATCTACATCACGCATGATGTACTCTACAGATGCAAATGCACCTTCGCCTGATGGTTCATAGTTCATTGTTAACCAAATACCCGTTACGATTTGGTTAACAAGTACTAGCATTGCTAATGAACCGAAGAAGTACCAAAAGTTAAAGTTTTTTGGCGCAGGATATTGGGCTAAATGCTTATTCCATGCATCTGTTACTGGTAGACGTGCGTCTAACCAAGCCATAAAGTTTGCAAACATTATGCGTCTCCTTTGCCGATACCAATTATTAAGGTACCTGCTGATGGGAATGAATGCTCAGGTACCACTAAGTTAAGTGGTGCAGGAACGCCAGCAAATACACGACCAGCCATATCAAATTTAGAACCATGACACGGACAGAAGAAACCGTAATCTACGCCTTCAACTTGCTCAGAGAAATCACCTTTTTGATACGTTGGTGCACAACCAAGGTGAGTACAAACACCCTCAGCAACAAGGTACTCAGGGTTAATTGAGCGGTATTGATTCTGTGCATATTCAGGTTGTTGCTCTTCAGCTGATTCAGGATCACGCAATTGGTCTTCATGACCACCTAGGTTATCGATGATTTCTTGACTGCGACGTACGATATACACAGGTTTACCACGGTATTCAGCACGAATTAGCTGACCTGTGGCAATTTTGCTTACATTAACTTCAACTGGAGCACCGGCAGCTTTAGCTTTGGCACTTGGATTCCAGGAAGCGATGAATGGCACAGCTGCACCAGCAACGCCTGCTGCACCAACTACCGAAGTAGCTGCTGTCAGGAAACGTCGACGGCCGTTATTCACGGGCGCATTGCTCATTTCATTTCTCCAATTATTAGACATAGTTTTCAATTTTGTTTTATCAGCCAAGTCACTAAGGAATAGGCCATTTATATAGAATTTGAGGTAATTAATTACAGCAATTTCTATTACATCTCATCAATTTTTACTCAACGGTAACTATATAAGACAAAATGTATAAAAAATTTTTATACATGATAAAGAAATGACGCTTTTATTACAAGGTAAAACCTTATACCAATTGCACTAATTATTTGTCTTTTCAGAGAAAATTAACATGGCAAAATGCAAGGTAATGTGTGAATAGAATGGCAACTGACAAATCAGGATAAATAACGCAGTGATTATGCTATTTGAATTTGTCTTTTAGGAGGTTAAAATAGGCATAACAACGGTAAAATACCTATGTTATATAAGACTGTTTGGCTGCACAGGGAGTGCTGAAAAGAGAAATAAAAAAGCCGACATAAATGTCGGCTTTTTGCATATACAAACGGTAAAATTAACGTTTTGAGAATTGTGGACGTTTACGTGCTTTGTGTAAACCAACTTTCTTACGTTCAACTTTACGAGCATCACGAGTAACGTAACCAGCTTTACGTAAATTAGAACGTAAAGTTTCGTCGAACTGCATTAATGCACGAGTGATACCGTGACGGATTGCACCAGCTTGACCAGAAATACCACCACCAACTACAGTGATGTTAAGGTCAAATTTTTCAACCATTTCTACTAACTCAAGAGGTTGACGAACAACCATACGAGCAGTAGGACGACCGAAGTAAACTTCGATGTCAC comes from the Thalassotalea nanhaiensis genome and includes:
- a CDS encoding cytochrome c1 gives rise to the protein MKKILIALFTLLPTLAFAAGGGAPLDHANNDITDKASLRNGAATFMNYCLGCHQLQYQRYNRTFTDLEIDEQEGIETLMFTGEKVGDHITNTMPDKEAAAWFGAAPPDLTLAARFRSTDWLYTYLRSFYSDSERPFGVNNATFKDVGMPHVFQQLQGVQELSAEAKAMLQLPVAEQRPLANSDLVLTQPGTLTPAEYDVVVRDLVNFLEYTGEPSKVERHRLGYWVLGFLVILFIFSYLLKKEYWRDVH
- a CDS encoding cytochrome b, yielding MFANFMAWLDARLPVTDAWNKHLAQYPAPKNFNFWYFFGSLAMLVLVNQIVTGIWLTMNYEPSGEGAFASVEYIMRDVDYGWLLRYMHSTGASAFFIVVYLHMYRGLMYGSYQKPRELLWIFGMLIYLVLMAEAFMGYLLPWGNMSYWGAQVIISLFGAIPVIGDDLTTWIRGDYVISGATLNRFFALHVVALPLVLVVLVFLHILALHEVGSNNPDGTNIKKKKGSVPEDEKSKFEFHEAYSGKYDIVDAIPFHPYYSVKDIMGVVGFLILFCWVMFFFPEGGGYFLEAPNFTPANGLKTPEHIVPVWYFGPFYTILRVVPEKLAGMLLMFAAIGMLFALPWFDRGIVKSFRFRSKIHFANLVQFTVCFIVLGVLGTMPASDLANLIGRIATFGYFGFFIALWFYSKDENTKPVPERVTK
- the petA gene encoding ubiquinol-cytochrome c reductase iron-sulfur subunit, coding for MSNAPVNNGRRRFLTAATSVVGAAGVAGAAVPFIASWNPSAKAKAAGAPVEVNVSKIATGQLIRAEYRGKPVYIVRRSQEIIDNLGGHEDQLRDPESAEEQQPEYAQNQYRSINPEYLVAEGVCTHLGCAPTYQKGDFSEQVEGVDYGFFCPCHGSKFDMAGRVFAGVPAPLNLVVPEHSFPSAGTLIIGIGKGDA
- the rpsI gene encoding 30S ribosomal protein S9 produces the protein MADNQYYGTGRRKSSVARVFMKAGNGAITINNRDIEVYFGRPTARMVVRQPLELVEMVEKFDLNITVVGGGISGQAGAIRHGITRALMQFDETLRSNLRKAGYVTRDARKVERKKVGLHKARKRPQFSKR